Genomic window (Candidatus Dormiibacterota bacterium):
CTGTGCGAATACCACCACAACCGGCACCACGACGGCGAGTTCGACATCCGCCGCACCGCCGGGGGCGACCTCTGCTTCGAGACCCACGACGGCCTGCTGCTGGGCACCGCCACCGGCGGGTGCTGGAGGCGCCCGAGAGGCAGAGCCGGCCCGGCATGAGTCCGATGGCCGGTGGGCCGCTAGGCGAACGTCTCCCGGGGGTCGGCGATGCCCAGCTCCTTCAGCTTTCGGTACAGGGTGGCGCGGCCGATGCCGAGCAGCGCGGCGGCCCGCACCTTGTGACCTCCGGTCTGCTCCAGGGCGTGGAGGATGGCGGCCCGCTCGATCCGCTCCATCGGGCTGAGCCGGCGCCAGGGCACCCGCTGGTAGGCGGACGGCAGGTCGCGCAGGGTGAGCTCGCCGTGCGAGCGCCGCGCCACCATCCCCTGGATGACGCTCTCCAGCTGGCGCACGTTGCCCGGCCAGTCGGCGCGCATCAGCGCCTGCATCAGCTCCGCGGCGCCATGGGCTCCGGGCTCGCCGGTATGGCGGAGGATGAGCGCGGGGACGATGTCGCTGAGGTCCTCGGGGCGCTCGCGCAGCGGTGGCAACCGGATGTCGGCGGGGAACTGGTCGGCGAGCGAGACATCGGTCCCGGGCTCGCCGTCGGGGGCCTGCGAGAGGGTCGCGACCACCCAGGGCGCGGCCTCGCCGGCGGTGCCCTCGAGCACGCCGCCGAGGGCCTGCGCGGTGCGCCGGTCGAGCGCCTCGAGGTGGCGCAGCACCAGCACCCCCACCGGGTCGGTGAGCCGGGTGCGCACCTGGCCCAGCCAGGTGGTGTCGCCGTCGACCCGCGCCATGATGGCGTCGACCACGGTGAAGGGACCGGCGTCGCCGACCTCGTCGTGGGCGGCGCGGGCCATCGCCAGCTTGCCGGTGCCGGGCTCGCCGGTGAGCAGCAGCGGCAGGCGCAGCGCCGCGTGGTCGATCACCGCGGTCCAGGCCTGCCGCCACGCCAGGCTGCGTCCCGGCAGCGACTCCGGGAGCCGCCGTCCCGGTCGGCTGTCGGCCCGGGCCCGCGACGGCGACGCGTGGGGACGCTCGAGGTCGATCTCCAGCACCACGCCGTGCTCGGGGTCACCCTGGGCGAAGTCGATGCAGCGCACCGCCGCGAGGCTGCCCTCGGCGAGCCGGAAGGCGCGAGCGGCGACGCTTCCCGACTCGATCGCGCGGGCACCGTGGTTCCAGAGCAGCGCATGGTCGGCGGGCTCGAGCAGCCGCGCCGCGGCGGCGTTGGCGATGACGGTGTGCGCGTTGAGCGCGACCACCGGCCGGCTGGAGCGGCGCGCCACCGCGACGAAGCGGTCGAGCAGGTCGCGGTCGCTCTGCGACGCGTCCTCGTAGAGGCGGCGCTCGATCTCGCGGGCCCCGTCCTTGATGAAGGGCACCATCAGCGGGCTGGTGTCCTGGAGCCGGCAGGTGAGGTCGATGACCCCCTCGACCCGGCCGGTGATCGGGTTGCGGATCGGCGCCCCCGCGCAGGAGAGCCAGCGCAGCCACTCCGCGTAGTGCTCGCTGCCGACCACCCATGCGACGTCGCGCATCTCCGCGGCGGTGCCGATGCCGTTGGTGCCCACGGTCTCCTCGCTGTAGAGGTAGCCGGGCGCGAGCAGCACCCGGTCGAGGCCGCGGCGCAGCGCCGCGGTGCCGGCGCGACGGTCGAGCACCAGCCCGGTGGGGTCGGTGAGGATGACCACCATGTCGGCGTTGGCCACGTCGTCGGCGAGCCGGTCGAGGATCGGGCGGGCGAGGCGCAGCAGGCGGTTGCCCGGGTCGAAGTCGGTGTGCCGGGTGACCGGGTCCCCGATCGCGAGCACACCGCTCTGCTTCGACCGCACCCAGGAGCGCGCGATCTCCGGGCGCACCGCATCGGAGACCAGTCCCTCGTCGAGGAACCGCTCGCGGCTCCTCCACATCTGCGGGCCCGCCTCCCCGAGGCCCTCCATGTCCACGGCAGGTCGTCCACACAGCGCCCGGAGAGATCGCCGGTGCCACTGCGCTCCTCGCGTCGCCACTATAGAAGAGCACCTCTGCACCGACAAGGAGGATATCCGTGACATGTCTCAAAGTGAGACATGTCTCAAGGCAGGACACTCGTTCGCCCCGGTCTTCTGCTCCAATCCGCACAACGCCGGCGGCGCCCGGAGGAGGCGGCGGCGGCGGACGCGGGGAGGGTCTGCCTGGTGACGACGACGTGCGCACCTGCCACGCTCATCAGCTCGGTGCAGCGCGCCCTCGCACTGCTGCGAGCCGCTTCCCGCGCCCCCAGCGGGGCTCCCGCGAAGCAGCTGGCACGCAGCGTCGGCCTGCCCATGGGAACCACCTACCACCTGCTCCGCACCCTCACCTACGAGGGCTACCTGGAGCGCCGCACCGACGGCTCGTACGTGCTCGGAGACGGGGTCGCGACCCTGCTCGACACCAGCCGGCTGCAGGCGCTGCTGCAGCGCACCCGCCCAGCACTGGCCGCCCTCCGCGACGGCGTGCACGCCGCCGCCTACCTGGCCTTCCACGAGGGCGGCGAGATCGTGGTGAAGGACATCCAGGACAGCGTGCAGACGCCCCGCATCGACCTCTGGGTCGGCTTCCGCGACGCCGCCCACGCCACCGCGCTGGGCCGCTGCGTCCTCGCCTTCCTCGAAGCCAGGGACCGCCACGACTACCTCGCCCGCCACCCCCTCCATCCCTACACCTCGCGAACCCTGACCAGCCGCCAGGCGCTGCTCACCGAGCTCGAGCGGATCCGCGCGACCGGCGTCGCCGTCGAGGACGAGGAGTACCTCCCCGACGTCGCCTGCGTCGCCGCACCGGTCGTGGTCGGCAGCCTGGTCGGCGCCGTCGGGGTGTCGATGCCCCGCGGCCGGCTCGCCGCCCTCGACACGGTGGTGCCGCCGCTGACCGACACCGCGGCGCGGATCGCCCGCTGGTGCGCGCTGACGCTCTAGGCCCGGCCGAGGACGGCGAGGCTCTCGACATGGTGCGTCTGGGGGAACATGTCGACGAGCTCGAGCCGCTCCACCCGGTAGGGGCCGAGCTCGCAGAGCAGGCGCAGGTCGCGGGCCAGGGTCGCGGCGTCGCATGAGACGTACACGATCCGGGGCGGCCCGGCGAGCGCCAGCCAGCCGGTCACCGAGCCGGCGCAGCCGGCCCGCGGGGGGTCGAGCACGGTGGCGTCGACGGCGGCCTCCGCGCCGAGGCCGGCGAGCGCCTGCTCGACCGGCTGGGCGACGTAGCGGAGCCGGTCCTCGACCCCGTTGAGCCGCGCGTTGAGCAGCCCGAGCCGCGCCGAGGAGCGGACCTCCTCGATGCACACCACCTCGGCTCCGGCGGCGGCGATCGCGGTGCTGAGGATGCCGATGCCCGCGTAGGCGTCGACGACGCGCCGGCCGGTGAGGTCGCCGAGGGCGTCGAGCACCCGGTCGTAGAGCACCGCCATCTGGGCGTGGTTCACCTGCACGAAGGTCTCGGGCTCGACCCGGAACTGATGGCCGCGCCACTCCACGCCCACCGCCGCGGTGTGCCAGGTGACCCCGTCGCCGGCCTCCATCGCGATCTCGTCGAGCACCGCCGGGTCGACGCCGTCGAGGGGGCGGGCGCGCACCAGCAGGTCGCTGCCTCCGCCGCCCACGGTCAGGTGGAGCGCGCTGAGCTCGTCGGTGCCGCCCCGCCGCACCAGCGAGCGCAGCGCCGGCAGGGCGGCGCCGATCGTCGGGTGGTGGATCAGGCAGTCGTCGACGGCGATCGGCCTCCACGAGCGCGCCCGATTGAAGCCGAGGTCGGCGGCGGCGGTGCCCTCGGGGCCGCGCACCACGTGGAACTCGCCGCGGCGGCGGTAGCGCCAGGGGTCGTCCATGCCGTGCACCGGCACCTCGTCGGGCACGGTCACGTGCTGCCGCCGCATGGCGTCGAGCACCACCTCGCGCTTCAGCGCCAGCTGGCGCGGATAGGCGACGTGCTGGAGGTCGCAGCCGCCGCACGCCGGCACGTACGGGCAGGGCGGCGTGACCCGGTCCGGGGAGGGCTCGAGCACCTCGGTGACCCGCGCCCGCCAGACCCCGCCCTGGCGGCCGTGCACCCGCACCTCCACCCGCTCATCGGGGATGGCGCCCTCGACGAGCACGGTCTCGCCGCGCTCGCCCTCGATCACCCCGCCCTCGACGTGGGCGATGCAGGCGCCGCCGTGCACCATCGGGCCGCAGGTGACCTCCAGCCGGGTGCCGGCGGCGCGGCGTGCGGCCCGGCGCTCAGCCGGAGAGGCGCTCACGCAGCAGCCGGTTGACCAGACGCGCGTCGGCGCGGCCGCGGGTTGCCTTCATCACGTGCCCCACCACCGGCTGCAGCGCGGTCTCCTTGCCCGCCTGGAAGTCGGCCACCGCCTTGGGGTTGGCGGTGATCGCGGCGTCGACCAGGGCGCCCAGCGCATCGGTGTCGCTGACCTGGCCGAGGCCGCGGTCGCGCACGATCGCCACGGGGTCGCCGCCGGCCAGGTAGAGCTCCTCGAGCAGCGCCTTGGCGGTGGTGGAGTTCACCGTCCCCGCCTCCACCAGCCCCAGCAGCGCCACCAGCCCGTCCTCGCCGAGGCCGCTCTCCCAGAGCGGGAGGTGGTCGGCGTTGGCGAGCCGCAGGACGTCGTTGCCGAGCCACCTCGCGGCGACCCCGGCGGAAACTCCGCGGCCGACGATGCGCTCGTACGAGTCGGCCTGCTCGCGGGTGGCGGTGAGCAGCACCGCCTCGCCCTCGGTGATGCCGTGCTGCTCGATCAGCCGCGCCGCCCGCGCCTCGGGAAGCTCCGGGAGCGCACGCCGCACCTCCTCCACGAACTCCGCCCCGAGCACCAGCGGGGCGAGGTCGGGCTCGGGGAAGTAGCGGTAGTCGTGGGCCTGCTCCTTGCTCCGCTGGGAGATGGTGGCGCCGCGCGCCTCCACCCAGCCGCGGGTCTCCTGGTGGAGGCTGCCGCCGCCGTCGAGCACCGCGATCTGGCGGGCGATCTCGTACTCGACGGCGCGCTGCACCGCCCGGAAGGAGTTCATGTTCTTGATCTCCACCTTGACCCCCAGGGTCTCGGTGCCCCGGGGCCGGATGGAGACGTTGGCGTCGCAGCGGAACGAGCCCTGCTCGAGGTTGCCGTCGTTGACGCCGATGTACATGAGGATCTGGCGCAGCCGCTCCAGGTACTCCTTCGCCTCCGCGGCGCTGCGCAGGTCGGGCTCGCCGACGATCTCCATCAGCGGCACCCCGGAGCGGTTGTAGTCGACCAGCGAGCTGGTCGCGCTCTGGAGCACGTCCCCGGCGTGGTGGAGGGTGCCGGTGTCCTCCTCGAGGTGCACCCGGGTGATGCCGCAGCGCACCCGGCGGCCGTCGAGGTCGAACTCGAGGTGGCCGTCGACCGACAGCGGAAGGTCGTACTTGGAGATCTGGTAGCCCTTGGGGAGGTCGGGGTAGAAGTAGTTCTTGCGGTCGAACTTGGTGAAGTCGGGGATCACGCAGTTCAGCGCCAGCGCGGTGCGCACCGTGTACTCGACGGCGCGCCGGTTGATCACCGGCAGCGTGCCCGGCATCCCCAGGCAGACCGGGCAGGTGTTGTCGTTGGGCTCGGCCTCGACGTAGGTCGCCGGGCAGCCGCAGAACATCTTGCTGCGGGTGAGCAGCTGGGCGTGCACCTCGAGCCCGATCACCGCCTCGTGGTCGACGGCGGACTCCCCCGATCCCCCCTGCGCCGCGGAGGCGTCGCGCAGCGTCCCGGTCACGTCGCCGCCGCCTCGACGCCGCCGGGCTGCAGCGTGTGCCACTCGGTGGCCTGCTCATATGCGTGGGCGATGCGCAGCGCCCGCGCGTCCATGAACCGCGGCGCCACCACCTGCAGGCCCGCGGGCAGGCCTCCGACCATCCCGCAGGGCACCGACACCCCGGGCAGGCCGGCGAGGTTGACGGGCACGGTGAGCACGTCGAGCAGGTACATCGAGAGCGGGTCGGAGTGGGTGCCGAGGGGGAAGGCGGTCACCGGCGAGGTGGGGCAGACGATCGCGTCCACGCGCTCGAAGACGTGCGAGAACTCCTCGGAGATGAGGGTGCGCACCTTCTGCGCCTTGCGGTAGTAGGCGTCGTAGTAGCCGCTGCTCAGCGCGTAGGTGCCGAGCATGATCCGCCGCTTCACCTCGGGGCCGAAGCCGGCGTCGCGGGTGCTCAGGTAGGTCTGCAGAAGGCTGCCGCGGTCCTCGCGCAGGCCGAACCGGATGCCGTCGTAGCGGGCGAGGTTGGAGGAGGCCTCGGCGGGCGCGATGATGTAGTAGGTCGACAGGGCGGCGTCGGTGCTGGGCAGGGACACCTCCTCGAGGGTGGCCCCGAGGCCGCGCAGCACCTCGAGCGCCCGCTCGACGGCGGCGCGGACGCCGGGGTCGAGACCCACCCCGAAGTACTCGCGGGGGACCCCCAGGCGCAGTCCCTCGACCCCCTCACCCAGCCCGGTCAGCGGGTCCTCGACGGCGCTGCGCGAGGAGGTGCCGTCGGCGGGGTCGTGGCCGGCGATGAGCAGGTACCCGAGGGCGGCGTCCTCGACGGTGAGCGCGAGGGGCCCGACCTGGTCGAGCGACGAGGCGAAGGCGATCAGCCCGTAGCGCGACACCCGGCCGTAGGTGGGCTTGAAGCCGACCACCCCGCAGAGCGCGGCGGGCTGGCGGATCGACCCGCCGGTGTCGGTGCCCAGGCTGAGCGGCACCATCCGCGCGGCGACCGCGGCGGCGCTGCCCCCGCTGCTGCCGCCGGGCACCCGGCCGAGGTCCCAGGGGTTGCGCACCGGTCCGTAGGCGGAGTTCTCGTTGGAGGAGCCCATCGCGAACTCGTCGCAGTTCGTCTTCCCCACCACCACGGCGCCGGCGTCGAGGAGCCGCTGCACCGCGGTGGCGGTGTAGGGGGGGCGGAAGCCGCCCAGGATCCGCGAACCGGCGGTGGTCTCGGCGCCCTCGAGGCAGAGCACGTCCTTCAGCGCGACCGGCACGCCGCAGAGCGGCGGGGCGCTCGCCGGGTCCTCGGCGAGAAGGCGGTCGGCGGCCGCGGCGGCGCGGTCGGCGAGCTCACCGGTCCGGCCGAGGAAGGCGTTCACCTGCGGGTCGAGGGCGGCGATGCGGGCGCGGGAGCGCTCCAGCAGCTCGGCGGCGCTCACCGTGCCGGCGCGCAGCGCGGCGACGCACCCGGCGAGGGTCTCGGGCGCGGCGCTCACGCGGTTCCCTCCTCCTGGATCTGGCCGACGCGGAAGTGGCGGCCGTCGTGGTCGGGGGCGTTGGCCAGCGCCGCGCGCTGCCCGAAGGGCGGCCGGTCCTCGTCCTCGCGCCACACGTTGACGAGGCCGCCGACCTGCGCGGTCTCGGTGACCTGCGAGGTGTCGACCTGGTCGAGCTTCGAGATGTGCTCGAGGATGGCGCCGAGCTCGACCGCCAGCCGCGCCCTCTCGTCCTCGCCGAGGCCGAGACGGGCGAGCATGGCGACGTGGGCCACCTCGTCAGGGGTGAGGGACATGGGCAGGCATTATCGACCGGGCAGCGGCAGCCAGGTGAGGACCGCCTGCTCGGTGGGGGTGAATCCGGCACTGCGGTAGGCGGCCAGCGCGGCCGGATTGTCGTCGCGGGTCCAGACGCAGGCGAAGGTGACCTGGCGGCGGCGGAACAGCGCCATGGCGTCCCGGAGCAGGGCGCTCGCCACCCCGCGACCGCGCGCCTCGGGGCGCACGTAGAGCTCGGCCACCTCCCCCTCGAGGCCGGTCCCGGGGTCGAAGAGGACGCACCAGCAGAGCCCGGCGGCGGCTCCGGCCTGGTCACGGGCCACCAGGAGGTGGTTCTCGCCGGTGAAGTGGTGCCGGGGGAGGGCGGTGCCGCCGGCCACCTCCTCGGCGGACAGCCGGGGGTGGTCGTAGCGCTCCTGCTCGTCGAGGGCGAGCTCGGTCAGCATCGCCCGGACCTCGACGTCGTCCCCGGCGGCCAGCCGCTCGATCCGCATGGGTGCAGGCTACGCCCACCAGCCCCGGCTGGGCCTCGGGACGGGTCGCGGCCCATACTGCCCGCACCCGTCATCGACCCGGAGGCCCGCCGTGATCATCGTGACCACCGAGAACCTCACCGGATATCGCGTCAGCCGCGTCATCGGCCAGGTCTTCGGCCTCACCGTCCGCACCCGCGGGCTGGGCGGGAACATCGCCGCCGCCTTCCGCAGCGTCGCCGGCGGCGAGGTCGCCTCGTACACCAAGCTGCTCGAGGACGCCCGCCGCCAGGCCGTCGACCGGATGGTGGAGTCGGCGACCGCGGCCGGCGCCAACGCCGTGGTGATGATGCGGTTCGACAGCTCGGAGATCGGCGCCACCATGTCCGAGATCGTCGCCTACGGGACCGCGGTGGTGGTCGAGCCCGCCTCCTGATGGAGCCCCTCCTCCTCTACGTCGCGGTGGCCGCGCTGGTGCTCGCCGCCGCGATCGCCACCTGGAAGCTGGGCTGGGAGCGCTACCGCCCCGGCGACCCCGGCCCCACCGTCCCCACCGGCGAGGTGCTCGTCGACCCCGAGACCGGCCGGAGGCAGCGCGTCCACATGAACCCGGCCACCGGCACCCGCGTCTACGTCGACGAGCCCGCACCGCCGCCCCGCCCGGAGCGCTGACGCTTCCGCTCGCCGGGCCGGGGTGGTACGAAGTGGGGATGGGACCTGGCGCGGACTTCCTCGGCCGCCTCTGGGGCGGCGGCACCGGCACCCCCGACTCGCGGCGCGCCGAGATGCTCGACCGGCTCCGCCGCGGCGGCGTCGACGACGAGCGGGTGCTGGCGGCGATGGCGGAGCTGCCCCGCGAGGCGTTCGTCATCGAGGGCGACGAGCTCGAGGCCTACGCCGACCGCGCCCTGCCCATCGGCCACGGGCAGACCATCTCCCAGCCGCTCATGGTCGGGGTCATCGTGCAGGCGCTCCAGCTGCGGCCCGGCGAGCGGGTGCTCGACGTCGGCACCGGCTCCGGCTACCAGGCCGCGGTGATCGCGGCCTGCGGCGGCAGGGTGGTCAGCGTCGAGCGCATCGACGAGCTCGCCCGGAGCGCGCGGGCGCGGCTGGAGCGGATGGGCATCGAGGTCGAGGTCGTCGCCGGCGACGGCAGCGCCGGCCTCGACGGCCGGGGCCCGTTCGAGGCCATCGCCGTGGGCGCCGCCGCCCCGCGACCGCCGGAATCGCTGATCCGGGCGCTCGCCGACGGCGGCCGGCTGGTGGTGCCGGTCACCGTCGGTGAGGAGGGCGAGCGGCTGCTCCGGGTCCGCCGCACCGGGCGGCACTGCGAGATGGAGGACCTGGGACCCTGCCGCTTCGTCCGTCTGGTCGGCCGCGAGGGCTACCGGGCGTTCACCGGCTGAGCAGCGCGCTGAGGTCACGGTGGGCGACCTCGCAGGGCCTCCCCGCGGCGTGGCGGTACCCCACCGGGCCGGCGTCGGGGACGATCACCGAGGAGGCCGAGACGGTGCCGTAGAGGTCGCCGTGGACGCAGGCCCGCTCGGGGTCGCGGAGCAGGTCCTCCATCTCCTCCAGGAGCGCGAGCGGCGAGGCGGCGCGCCCGGCCGCCTCGCCGAGGCGGGCGAGGAGGTCCTCGACCCGGGCCTCGGCGGGCTGGTCGAGGTCGTGGACGGTGAGCACGTGCGGACCCGGCCGGAGCTCGACCACCTCGAGCGGGGTGACGCCGTGGGCCACCAGCGCCTGCGTCCGGGAGAGGGCGAGGAGGTTGAAGGGGTTGTACGCGCCGGGGTCGAGCCCGCCGACGAGGCCGCGCACCGCGGCGTCGTCGCCGGCGCCGAGCACCGCCAGGGGCAGCTCGCCGCGGGAGCGGCGGCTGGGGTCGCGCATCTCCGAGCGGCGGTTGGTCACCGCCGCCACCCGGCCGTCCGCGGCCACCGCCATCCAGGTGCCGCCGGCCACGAGGTCGCGGCCGCCGGCGATCCGGGGACGCTCCACCAGCACCGCG
Coding sequences:
- a CDS encoding helix-turn-helix domain-containing protein yields the protein MEGLGEAGPQMWRSRERFLDEGLVSDAVRPEIARSWVRSKQSGVLAIGDPVTRHTDFDPGNRLLRLARPILDRLADDVANADMVVILTDPTGLVLDRRAGTAALRRGLDRVLLAPGYLYSEETVGTNGIGTAAEMRDVAWVVGSEHYAEWLRWLSCAGAPIRNPITGRVEGVIDLTCRLQDTSPLMVPFIKDGAREIERRLYEDASQSDRDLLDRFVAVARRSSRPVVALNAHTVIANAAAARLLEPADHALLWNHGARAIESGSVAARAFRLAEGSLAAVRCIDFAQGDPEHGVVLEIDLERPHASPSRARADSRPGRRLPESLPGRSLAWRQAWTAVIDHAALRLPLLLTGEPGTGKLAMARAAHDEVGDAGPFTVVDAIMARVDGDTTWLGQVRTRLTDPVGVLVLRHLEALDRRTAQALGGVLEGTAGEAAPWVVATLSQAPDGEPGTDVSLADQFPADIRLPPLRERPEDLSDIVPALILRHTGEPGAHGAAELMQALMRADWPGNVRQLESVIQGMVARRSHGELTLRDLPSAYQRVPWRRLSPMERIERAAILHALEQTGGHKVRAAALLGIGRATLYRKLKELGIADPRETFA
- a CDS encoding IclR family transcriptional regulator, with translation MTTTCAPATLISSVQRALALLRAASRAPSGAPAKQLARSVGLPMGTTYHLLRTLTYEGYLERRTDGSYVLGDGVATLLDTSRLQALLQRTRPALAALRDGVHAAAYLAFHEGGEIVVKDIQDSVQTPRIDLWVGFRDAAHATALGRCVLAFLEARDRHDYLARHPLHPYTSRTLTSRQALLTELERIRATGVAVEDEEYLPDVACVAAPVVVGSLVGAVGVSMPRGRLAALDTVVPPLTDTAARIARWCALTL
- a CDS encoding class I SAM-dependent RNA methyltransferase, producing MSASPAERRAARRAAGTRLEVTCGPMVHGGACIAHVEGGVIEGERGETVLVEGAIPDERVEVRVHGRQGGVWRARVTEVLEPSPDRVTPPCPYVPACGGCDLQHVAYPRQLALKREVVLDAMRRQHVTVPDEVPVHGMDDPWRYRRRGEFHVVRGPEGTAAADLGFNRARSWRPIAVDDCLIHHPTIGAALPALRSLVRRGGTDELSALHLTVGGGGSDLLVRARPLDGVDPAVLDEIAMEAGDGVTWHTAAVGVEWRGHQFRVEPETFVQVNHAQMAVLYDRVLDALGDLTGRRVVDAYAGIGILSTAIAAAGAEVVCIEEVRSSARLGLLNARLNGVEDRLRYVAQPVEQALAGLGAEAAVDATVLDPPRAGCAGSVTGWLALAGPPRIVYVSCDAATLARDLRLLCELGPYRVERLELVDMFPQTHHVESLAVLGRA
- the gatB gene encoding Asp-tRNA(Asn)/Glu-tRNA(Gln) amidotransferase subunit GatB, with protein sequence MTGTLRDASAAQGGSGESAVDHEAVIGLEVHAQLLTRSKMFCGCPATYVEAEPNDNTCPVCLGMPGTLPVINRRAVEYTVRTALALNCVIPDFTKFDRKNYFYPDLPKGYQISKYDLPLSVDGHLEFDLDGRRVRCGITRVHLEEDTGTLHHAGDVLQSATSSLVDYNRSGVPLMEIVGEPDLRSAAEAKEYLERLRQILMYIGVNDGNLEQGSFRCDANVSIRPRGTETLGVKVEIKNMNSFRAVQRAVEYEIARQIAVLDGGGSLHQETRGWVEARGATISQRSKEQAHDYRYFPEPDLAPLVLGAEFVEEVRRALPELPEARAARLIEQHGITEGEAVLLTATREQADSYERIVGRGVSAGVAARWLGNDVLRLANADHLPLWESGLGEDGLVALLGLVEAGTVNSTTAKALLEELYLAGGDPVAIVRDRGLGQVSDTDALGALVDAAITANPKAVADFQAGKETALQPVVGHVMKATRGRADARLVNRLLRERLSG
- the gatA gene encoding Asp-tRNA(Asn)/Glu-tRNA(Gln) amidotransferase subunit GatA, which produces MSAAPETLAGCVAALRAGTVSAAELLERSRARIAALDPQVNAFLGRTGELADRAAAAADRLLAEDPASAPPLCGVPVALKDVLCLEGAETTAGSRILGGFRPPYTATAVQRLLDAGAVVVGKTNCDEFAMGSSNENSAYGPVRNPWDLGRVPGGSSGGSAAAVAARMVPLSLGTDTGGSIRQPAALCGVVGFKPTYGRVSRYGLIAFASSLDQVGPLALTVEDAALGYLLIAGHDPADGTSSRSAVEDPLTGLGEGVEGLRLGVPREYFGVGLDPGVRAAVERALEVLRGLGATLEEVSLPSTDAALSTYYIIAPAEASSNLARYDGIRFGLREDRGSLLQTYLSTRDAGFGPEVKRRIMLGTYALSSGYYDAYYRKAQKVRTLISEEFSHVFERVDAIVCPTSPVTAFPLGTHSDPLSMYLLDVLTVPVNLAGLPGVSVPCGMVGGLPAGLQVVAPRFMDARALRIAHAYEQATEWHTLQPGGVEAAAT
- the gatC gene encoding Asp-tRNA(Asn)/Glu-tRNA(Gln) amidotransferase subunit GatC, translated to MSLTPDEVAHVAMLARLGLGEDERARLAVELGAILEHISKLDQVDTSQVTETAQVGGLVNVWREDEDRPPFGQRAALANAPDHDGRHFRVGQIQEEGTA
- a CDS encoding GNAT family N-acetyltransferase → MRIERLAAGDDVEVRAMLTELALDEQERYDHPRLSAEEVAGGTALPRHHFTGENHLLVARDQAGAAAGLCWCVLFDPGTGLEGEVAELYVRPEARGRGVASALLRDAMALFRRRQVTFACVWTRDDNPAALAAYRSAGFTPTEQAVLTWLPLPGR
- a CDS encoding heavy metal-binding domain-containing protein, with product MIIVTTENLTGYRVSRVIGQVFGLTVRTRGLGGNIAAAFRSVAGGEVASYTKLLEDARRQAVDRMVESATAAGANAVVMMRFDSSEIGATMSEIVAYGTAVVVEPAS
- a CDS encoding protein-L-isoaspartate(D-aspartate) O-methyltransferase, which codes for MGPGADFLGRLWGGGTGTPDSRRAEMLDRLRRGGVDDERVLAAMAELPREAFVIEGDELEAYADRALPIGHGQTISQPLMVGVIVQALQLRPGERVLDVGTGSGYQAAVIAACGGRVVSVERIDELARSARARLERMGIEVEVVAGDGSAGLDGRGPFEAIAVGAAAPRPPESLIRALADGGRLVVPVTVGEEGERLLRVRRTGRHCEMEDLGPCRFVRLVGREGYRAFTG
- a CDS encoding NRDE family protein, producing MCTILIAWRCVPGAPVVLAANRDEFLGRPAAPPAVLVERPRIAGGRDLVAGGTWMAVAADGRVAAVTNRRSEMRDPSRRSRGELPLAVLGAGDDAAVRGLVGGLDPGAYNPFNLLALSRTQALVAHGVTPLEVVELRPGPHVLTVHDLDQPAEARVEDLLARLGEAAGRAASPLALLEEMEDLLRDPERACVHGDLYGTVSASSVIVPDAGPVGYRHAAGRPCEVAHRDLSALLSR